One stretch of Prionailurus viverrinus isolate Anna chromosome C1, UM_Priviv_1.0, whole genome shotgun sequence DNA includes these proteins:
- the PPCS gene encoding phosphopantothenate--cysteine ligase isoform X1: MAEVDLVAEFPKPAGAARYAEVMARFAARLGAQGRRVVLITSGGTKVPLEARPVRFLDNFSSGRRGATSAEAFLAAGYGVLFLYRARSAFPFAHRFPPQTWLSALRPSGSTPSGLLSLEAEENALPGFAAALRSYQEAAAAGTFLAVEFSTLADYLHLLQAAAQALNPLGSSAMFYLAAAVSDFYVPVSEMPEHKIQSSGGPLQITMKMVPKMLSPLVKDWAPKAFIISFKLETDPSIILDRARNALEVYRHQVVIANSIESRRSFVVILTKDSETKILLSEEEVEKGVDIEDKIVDDLQSRHTAFIHDKN, translated from the exons ATGGCGGAAGTGGACCTGGTCGCCGAGTTCCCCAAGCCTGCGGGAGCTGCGCGCTACGCCGAGGTTATGGCTCGCTTCGCCGCCAGGCTGGGCGCGCAGGGCCGGCGGGTGGTGTTGATCACGTCCGGCGGCACCAAGGTCCCCCTGGAAGCCCGACCAGTGCGCTTCCTGGACAACTTCAGCAGCGGGCGGCGCGGTGCCACCTCGGCCGAGGCCTTCCTGGCCGCGGGCTACGGGGTCCTGTTCCTGTACCGCGCTCGCTCCGCCTTCCCTTTTGCCCACCGCTTCCCGCCCCAGACCTGGTTGTCGGCGTTGCGGCCCAGCGGCTCAACCCCTTCGGGCTTGCTGAGCCTGGAGGCCGAGGAGAATGCACTTCCGGGCTTCGCGGCCGCTCTGCGGAGCTACCAGGAGGCTGCGGCTGCCGGCACCTTCCTTGCCGTGGAGTTCTCCACTTTGGCGGACTATTTGCATCTGCTGCAGGCTGCGGCCCAGGCGCTCAATCCGCTGG GCTCTTCTGCGATGTTTTACCTGGCTGCGGCCGTGTCAGATTTCTATGTTCCTGTCTCAGAAATGCCTGAACACAAGATCCAGTCATCTGGGGGCCCACTGCAG ATAACAATGAAGATGGTGCCAAAAATGCTTTCTCCTTTGGTTAAAGACTGGGCTCCCAAAGcatttataatttcctttaagTTGGAGACTGACCCTTCCATCATACTTGATCGTGCACGGAATGCTTTGGAAGTTTATCGACATCAAGTGGTGATAGCTAATAGCATTGAGTCACGACGGTCCTTTGTGGTTATTCTAACCAAAGACTCAGAAACCAAGATATTGCTATCAGAGGAAGAAGTAGAGAAAGGTGTAGATATAGAAGACAAGATAGTGGATGATCTTCAGTCTCGACACACGGCTTTTATACATGACAAAAACTGA
- the PPCS gene encoding phosphopantothenate--cysteine ligase isoform X2, translating to MFYLAAAVSDFYVPVSEMPEHKIQSSGGPLQITMKMVPKMLSPLVKDWAPKAFIISFKLETDPSIILDRARNALEVYRHQVVIANSIESRRSFVVILTKDSETKILLSEEEVEKGVDIEDKIVDDLQSRHTAFIHDKN from the exons ATGTTTTACCTGGCTGCGGCCGTGTCAGATTTCTATGTTCCTGTCTCAGAAATGCCTGAACACAAGATCCAGTCATCTGGGGGCCCACTGCAG ATAACAATGAAGATGGTGCCAAAAATGCTTTCTCCTTTGGTTAAAGACTGGGCTCCCAAAGcatttataatttcctttaagTTGGAGACTGACCCTTCCATCATACTTGATCGTGCACGGAATGCTTTGGAAGTTTATCGACATCAAGTGGTGATAGCTAATAGCATTGAGTCACGACGGTCCTTTGTGGTTATTCTAACCAAAGACTCAGAAACCAAGATATTGCTATCAGAGGAAGAAGTAGAGAAAGGTGTAGATATAGAAGACAAGATAGTGGATGATCTTCAGTCTCGACACACGGCTTTTATACATGACAAAAACTGA
- the PPCS gene encoding phosphopantothenate--cysteine ligase isoform X3 produces the protein MRQKFLFEKNILASIGKITMKMVPKMLSPLVKDWAPKAFIISFKLETDPSIILDRARNALEVYRHQVVIANSIESRRSFVVILTKDSETKILLSEEEVEKGVDIEDKIVDDLQSRHTAFIHDKN, from the exons ATGAGACAAAAATTCTTGTTTGAAAAGAACATTCTGGCATCAATAGGAAAG ATAACAATGAAGATGGTGCCAAAAATGCTTTCTCCTTTGGTTAAAGACTGGGCTCCCAAAGcatttataatttcctttaagTTGGAGACTGACCCTTCCATCATACTTGATCGTGCACGGAATGCTTTGGAAGTTTATCGACATCAAGTGGTGATAGCTAATAGCATTGAGTCACGACGGTCCTTTGTGGTTATTCTAACCAAAGACTCAGAAACCAAGATATTGCTATCAGAGGAAGAAGTAGAGAAAGGTGTAGATATAGAAGACAAGATAGTGGATGATCTTCAGTCTCGACACACGGCTTTTATACATGACAAAAACTGA
- the PPCS gene encoding phosphopantothenate--cysteine ligase isoform X4, translating into MKMVPKMLSPLVKDWAPKAFIISFKLETDPSIILDRARNALEVYRHQVVIANSIESRRSFVVILTKDSETKILLSEEEVEKGVDIEDKIVDDLQSRHTAFIHDKN; encoded by the coding sequence ATGAAGATGGTGCCAAAAATGCTTTCTCCTTTGGTTAAAGACTGGGCTCCCAAAGcatttataatttcctttaagTTGGAGACTGACCCTTCCATCATACTTGATCGTGCACGGAATGCTTTGGAAGTTTATCGACATCAAGTGGTGATAGCTAATAGCATTGAGTCACGACGGTCCTTTGTGGTTATTCTAACCAAAGACTCAGAAACCAAGATATTGCTATCAGAGGAAGAAGTAGAGAAAGGTGTAGATATAGAAGACAAGATAGTGGATGATCTTCAGTCTCGACACACGGCTTTTATACATGACAAAAACTGA